A genomic window from Diorhabda sublineata isolate icDioSubl1.1 chromosome 8, icDioSubl1.1, whole genome shotgun sequence includes:
- the LOC130447503 gene encoding uncharacterized protein LOC130447503: protein MLASVVLLTFCFFTTFASQGDYVQWITYTGEIPNNAVPGGSDAKNNPEFIGRAFYATDSFTDGWTENSTEGYFPGVLQNGAESIEVIVYREPHTITEGIEILVANEETHLEWKEVMSFEFPKLFDDPRYHPVIVGNEFHGFLYNSTVYLGRVNHQGSDVFGKILNIANAGENKILYYAFQGEFHTAEKYDVLVYYF from the exons ATGTTGGCATCAgtagttttattaactttttgcTTTTTTACAACGTTTGCATCCCAAG gtGATTATGTCCAGTGGATAACCTATACGGGGGAGATTCCGAATAATGCCGTTCCCGGAGGCTCGGACGCAAAAAACAATCCCGAATTTATCGGTAGGGCGTTCTACGCCACGGATTCTTTCACCGATGGATGGACCGAAAACAGTACCGAAGGGTACTTCCCCGGTGTTCTCCAAAATGGAGCCGAATCAATCGAAGTGATTGTTTACCGAGAACCTCATACAATAACAGAAGGAATTGAA ATACTTGTAGCTAATGAAGAAACACATTTAGAATGGAAAGAAGTGATGTCCTTCGAATTTCCTAAATTGTTCGACGATCCTCGATATCATCCAGTGATAGTGGGAAATGAATTTCATGGTTTCCTATACAATTCGACCGTTTATTTAGGAAGAGTTAATCACCAAGGAAGTGACGTATTTGGGAAGATATTAAATATCGCTAATGCaggagaaaataaaattttgtattacgCTTTTCAAGGCGAATTCCACACGGCCGAAAAATACGAcgttttagtttattatttttaa
- the LOC130447868 gene encoding cytochrome c oxidase subunit 4 isoform 1, mitochondrial-like, translating to MPGTLRILNGILRRKIFKPKFQCASVSCQDRKMIGNREIVGFGYNGQPNYIDRVHFPMPAIRWREPTPEICALREKEKGDWHQLTLEEKKQLYRASFCQTFAEFEAPMQEWKSVIGVGLVLMACSFWIFYFIKTFIYSPFPKSFSEESRRAQFRRWLDMRNHPITGLASKWDYDRDDWKK from the exons ATGCCGGGGACTTTACGTATTCTAAACGGGATATTAAGAAGAAAAATCTtcaaaccaaaatttcaatgcGCTTCCGTGAGTTGTCAAGATCGTAAAATGATAGGTAATAGAGAAATCGTCGGATTTGGATATAACGGACAACCGAATTATATCGATAG AGTTCACTTCCCTATGCCTGCAATAAGATGGAGGGAACCGACACCTGAAATATGCGCGTTGAGAGAAAAGGAAAAAGGCGACTGGCACCAGCTTACTTTAGAAGAAAAGAAACAGTTATATAGGGCTTCATTTTGTCAAACTTTCGCCGAATTTGAA GCACCAATGCAAGAATGGAAATCGGTGATTGGTGTTGGGTTAGTATTAATGGCTTGTTCTTTCTGGATATTCTactttataaaaacatttatctaTTCCCCTTTCCCCAAGTCTTTTTCGGAGGAAAGTAGAAGAGCTCAATTTCGAAGATGGCTCGATATGAGGAATCATCCAATAACTGGTCTAGCATCCAAATGGGATTACGATCGAGatgattggaaaaaataa